From a single Nostoc sp. MS1 genomic region:
- a CDS encoding radical SAM protein, with product MSQSDLVSGVNKRSLWQLALEGLQNGGPSTCQFAITSACNASCGFCSFAVDKMPMELRHSVTLEEAKQAASILHRNGVYFLIFVGGEPMMHPHLNEMIAHAASIGMAPMLVTNGSLLTPEKINQLADAGLTSVIISIDAAEVQEHEQNRGLRGVCQRIKEANTEFRRRKIGTTASVTMSRLVDYEKLPDFLKSLNFDTVTFSYPLTTLSSSYLGYAQSNLVDYTPEELNQHFETIKTLKRDFPVVNPTVSIEDMQRHLKGEPEEFGCLGGWKLFYLDWHLNLYRCHNWDKPMCHITEFDGSQRVRDGCTACMIDCYRDSSVMQHIGVAVSDGVQAAAKGDLKQAWKHWFNRKNLRSLQSVWEQGQWLLRL from the coding sequence AGAAGGACTGCAAAATGGCGGCCCTTCGACTTGTCAATTTGCCATTACAAGTGCCTGCAATGCTAGTTGCGGGTTTTGTAGCTTTGCGGTAGATAAAATGCCGATGGAGTTAAGGCATTCTGTGACTTTGGAAGAAGCCAAGCAAGCCGCCTCCATTCTTCATCGCAATGGAGTATATTTCCTCATTTTTGTGGGCGGGGAACCAATGATGCACCCCCATTTGAATGAAATGATTGCCCATGCTGCAAGTATCGGTATGGCTCCCATGCTGGTAACTAATGGTTCGCTCCTCACACCTGAAAAAATCAATCAATTAGCAGATGCGGGACTTACCTCAGTTATTATTTCTATTGATGCAGCCGAAGTACAAGAACACGAACAAAATCGAGGGTTGAGGGGTGTATGTCAGCGTATTAAAGAGGCAAACACCGAGTTCCGCCGACGGAAAATTGGGACTACAGCTTCCGTTACCATGAGTCGGTTAGTAGATTATGAAAAATTACCAGATTTTCTCAAGTCTTTAAACTTTGATACTGTGACTTTTTCCTATCCTTTAACAACTTTAAGTTCATCGTATCTTGGTTATGCTCAGTCAAATTTAGTAGATTACACCCCAGAAGAATTAAATCAGCATTTTGAAACTATCAAGACATTGAAACGGGATTTTCCAGTTGTCAATCCTACCGTCTCGATTGAAGATATGCAGCGTCACTTAAAAGGTGAGCCGGAAGAATTTGGCTGTCTTGGCGGTTGGAAATTATTTTACTTAGATTGGCACTTAAATCTCTATCGTTGTCACAACTGGGACAAACCCATGTGCCACATTACAGAATTTGATGGTTCTCAACGGGTGCGCGATGGCTGTACAGCCTGCATGATTGACTGCTATCGAGACTCTAGTGTGATGCAGCATATTGGCGTTGCAGTGAGCGATGGAGTACAAGCAGCCGCCAAGGGCGATTTAAAACAAGCCTGGAAACACTGGTTTAATCGCAAAAATTTGCGATCGCTCCAATCTGTTTGGGAGCAAGGACAATGGTTGCTGCGGTTGTAG